A single genomic interval of Gossypium raimondii isolate GPD5lz chromosome 11, ASM2569854v1, whole genome shotgun sequence harbors:
- the LOC105802789 gene encoding transcription factor CPC: MDKRHRKQAETGSCCFEEVSSIEWEFINMSEQEEDLIYRMYKLVGDRWGLIAGRIPGRKAEEIERFWIMRHGEVFAKRRRELKKRHGSS; encoded by the exons ATGGACAAACGTCACCGGAAGCAAGCCGAGACTGGTAGTTGCTGTTTTGAAG AGGTGAGCAGCATTGAGTGGGAGTTCATAAATATGTCTGAACAAGAAGAAGATCTCATTTATAGAATGTATAAACTGGTTGGGGACAG GTGGGGGTTAATTGCAGGTAGGATACCGGGTCGGAAAGCTGAAGAAATAGAAAGGTTTTGGATCATGAGACATGGAGAAGTATTTGCAAAGAGGCGAAGGGAGCTGAAGAAGAGACACGGTTCTTCTTGA
- the LOC105802788 gene encoding probable WRKY transcription factor 46, protein MEQGALLNELKEGREVTNLLMKHLHLPSSYQTRLVLIEKILGSYENALSILNCNGLVVETRPSLSTMESLPSIDHSSPDKRDVFKKRKTSSGWTEQLRVCSGTSLDNPVDDGFCWRKYGQKAILGSNFPRGYYRCTHRHSQGCLAIKQVQKSNDDPTIFEVKYKGRHTCNQTSHFAATYVSVSTESENEGNYSPKRQHQLEVKQKQAQQAFSSFGSGIKVKTEDLDNREDIFPSFPFPVESEQVKNGSFVEALMENEIMGNLSPAFISPATSESNYFSMSPCHMGSFESDLTDIISAPTSVTNSPIGDLDISSLDKLEFDPSFPFDNPEFFY, encoded by the exons ATGGAGCAAGGGGCTCTTTTGAATGAGCTGAAAGAGGGGAGGGAGGTGACGAATCTGCTTATGAAGCATCTTCATCTTCCTTCGTCTTACCAAACACGCCTAGTCTTGATTGAGAAAATACTCGGTTCCTACGAGAACGCACTTTCAATTCTGAACTGCAATGGTCTTGTGGTTGAAACTAGGCCCTCACTTAGCACGATGGAATCCCTTCCTTCCATTGACCATAGCAGCCCTGATAAAAGAGATGTGTTTAAAAAGag GAAAACGTCGTCCGGGTGGACCGAGCAACTTAGGGTTTGCTCTGGCACCTCATTAGACAATCCTGTTGATGATGGATTTTGCTGGCGAAAGTATGGGCAGAAAGCTATTCTTGGATCAAATTTTCCCAG GGGATATTATCGATGCACTCATCGCCACTCACAGGGCTGTTTAGCCATTAAGCAAGTTCAAAAATCAAACGACGACCCTACCATCTTTGAGGTGAAATATAAAGGAAGGCATACTTGCAATCAAACCTCTCACTTTGCTGCTACCTATGTATCAGTGTCAACAGAGTCAGAAAACGAAGGGAACTACTCTCCGAAAAGACAGCACCAGCTTGAAGTGAAACAAAAGCAAGCACAACAAGCCTTTTCGAGTTTCGGATCGGGGATTAAGGTTAAAACAGAGGACTTGGACAATAGGGAAGACATTTTCCCTTCATTTCCATTCCCTGTTGAATCAGAACAAGTTAAAAATGGCTCGTTCGTTGAGGCCCTAATGGAAAACGAAATCATGGGAAACCTTTCTCCCGCGTTTATATCGCCGGCAACATCTGAATCTAACTATTTTTCGATGTCACCGTGTCACATGGGCAGCTTCGAATCTGATCTTACGGATATAATCTCCGCACCAACTTCGGTTACTAATTCGCCAATCGGAGACCTGGATATCTCATCACTTGATAAATTGGAATTTGATCCAAGCTTCCCATTTGACAACCCTGAATTCTTCTATTGA
- the LOC105802787 gene encoding LOW QUALITY PROTEIN: putative anthocyanidin reductase (The sequence of the model RefSeq protein was modified relative to this genomic sequence to represent the inferred CDS: inserted 2 bases in 1 codon; substituted 1 base at 1 genomic stop codon) encodes MESKVCVTGATGYLGSSLVKRLLEKGHIVHATTRNLGDAYKVGLLKSLPNAETRLRLYEADIYNPSEFRAAIEGCQFVVHMATPLQHLPQNSQFKDTTEAAVAGVESIVECCITSGTVKRLIYTASVVASSPLKEDGEGFKDQLDESCWTSHGVAFAFSTDHLMAYASSKTASEKELLRYNGAIEIVSLALGLVGGGTLLSTMPGSVNXSQVTNNKAVYNTLRFLEELLGKVPILHVEDVCDAHIFCLEKPSINGRFLCATAYLSSAEIASHYRMIFPDIQIPDEFVEKLDRKIVWGSTKLKDAGFXFKCDVKTILEDSINLGLKLGQLELPNLCIEQFNEML; translated from the exons ATGGAGAGTAAGGTGTGCGTGACTGGTGCTACCGGCTACCTAGGTTCTTCACTTGTCAAGAGGCTCCTGGAAAAGGGACACATCGTTCACGCAACTACGAGGAATTTGG GAGATGCTTATAAGGTAGGGCTTCTTAAAAGCCTCCCAAATGCAGAAACCAGGTTAAGATTGTATGAAGCTGATATATACAATCCCAGTGAGTTTCGAGCAGCAATTGAAGGTTGTCAATTTGTAGTTCATATGGCCACCCCATTACAGCACCTGCCCCAGAATTCTCAG TTCAAAGATACAACAGAGGCAGCAGTTGCAGGGGTGGAGAGTATTGTGGAGTGTTGCATTACATCAGGGACTGTGAAGCGACTCATTTACACTGCTTCTGTGGTAGCCTCATCACCTTTAAAAGAAGATGGCGAAGGCTTCAAAGACCAGTTGGACGAATCTTGTTGGACTTCCCATGGAGTTGCTTTCGCCTTCAGCACCGACCATTTAATG GCATATGCAAGCTCGAAAACAGCTTCGGAGAAAGAACTGCTAAGGTACAACGGTGCGATAGAAATAGTGAGCCTGGCTCTTGGACTTGTGGGTGGAGGAACGCTTCTCTCCACCATGCCTGGAAGCGTGAA TTCTCAAGTCACAAATAACAAAGCAGTATACAACACCCTAAGGTTTTTGGAGGAACTGTTGGGGAAAGTTCCCATTTTGCACGTTGAAGATGTCTGCGACGCTCATATTTTTTGCCTCGAGAAGCCATCTATCAATGGCAGATTCCTTTGCGCTACCGCATATTTGAGCTCTGCTGAGATTGCGAGTCACTATCGAATGATATTTCCTGATATCCAGATACCAGATGA GTTTGTGGAGAAGCTGGATAGAAAAATAGTGTGGGGTTCAACTAAGCTGAAAGATGCTGGATTTTAGTTCAAATGTGATGTCAAAACAATCCTTGAAGATAGTATCAACTTGGGTCTCAAGTTAGGGCAACTTGAACTTCCAAATTTATGTATTGAACAATTCAATGAAATGCTGTAA